One genomic segment of Halorientalis litorea includes these proteins:
- a CDS encoding MFS transporter: protein MLSATTLFGEDAPILRDRSFRLLLLANLTPPLGNALVSPLLDTLVGPLGTSEAEIGLLLTMFTAPSIFLIPLAGMLADRIGRKYVLIGGLLLFGAGGMGIAFTTDFRVVLGLRLLQGIGFAGLTPIIVTSLGDLYRGSEEATAQGIRFSTSGLSMMTFPFVAGVLVTIAWQFPFFLYGLTVPTALLLFVLFEEPMGTDPTRGESGTDIRTLARFVSNPRVAAVLVGRSVPNFLYTAFLTYNSFVVVRVIGGNPSEAGLLITAASLMHAVSATQAGRITDMFETRLYPLLGATLSMAGGLTLVGLAPSLPVALVGGGGVGLGFGLSLSLYRSVITDLTTEATRGSVVGVGASLGRISSTVAPIAMGFAVSVTDPILGFDIAVRGIVAAAGLLCGVVGVICLLVASRSPEVRSGDANPT from the coding sequence GTGCTGTCCGCAACCACCCTGTTCGGGGAGGATGCACCTATCCTTCGAGACAGGAGTTTCCGGTTGCTCCTCCTCGCGAACCTCACGCCACCGCTGGGAAACGCGCTCGTCTCGCCTCTACTCGACACGCTGGTCGGCCCGCTCGGGACGAGCGAGGCAGAAATCGGCCTTCTCCTGACGATGTTTACGGCTCCGAGCATCTTTCTCATTCCGCTCGCCGGGATGTTGGCTGACCGCATCGGCCGGAAGTACGTCCTCATCGGCGGCCTCCTTCTGTTCGGGGCTGGTGGGATGGGTATCGCCTTCACGACCGACTTCCGGGTCGTACTGGGGCTGCGACTGCTACAGGGCATCGGCTTTGCCGGGCTGACGCCGATTATCGTGACGAGCCTCGGGGACCTCTACCGCGGGAGCGAGGAGGCCACCGCACAGGGAATCCGCTTCTCCACGTCCGGGCTCTCGATGATGACGTTCCCGTTCGTCGCTGGCGTACTCGTCACCATCGCGTGGCAGTTCCCGTTCTTCCTCTACGGCCTCACCGTCCCGACTGCACTGCTGTTGTTCGTGCTCTTCGAGGAACCGATGGGCACGGACCCGACCCGTGGGGAGTCCGGGACCGATATCAGAACGCTAGCGCGCTTCGTCAGCAACCCCCGCGTCGCGGCGGTGCTGGTGGGCCGGAGCGTTCCGAACTTCCTGTACACGGCCTTTCTCACGTACAATTCCTTCGTCGTCGTCCGCGTTATCGGCGGGAATCCCAGCGAAGCTGGCCTACTCATCACCGCCGCGAGTCTCATGCACGCCGTTTCGGCCACGCAGGCGGGCCGCATCACTGACATGTTCGAGACGAGACTCTATCCCCTGCTAGGTGCGACCCTCAGTATGGCAGGCGGTCTGACACTCGTGGGACTTGCCCCGTCACTGCCCGTTGCCCTCGTCGGCGGCGGTGGCGTCGGCCTCGGGTTCGGGCTCTCGCTGTCGCTCTACCGGAGCGTCATCACAGACCTCACCACCGAAGCGACCCGAGGGAGCGTCGTCGGCGTCGGCGCGTCGCTCGGCCGAATCTCCTCGACTGTCGCACCCATCGCGATGGGGTTCGCTGTATCGGTCACCGACCCGATACTCGGGTTCGACATCGCAGTCCGTGGCATTGTCGCTGCCGCCGGCCTGCTCTGTGGCGTCGTCGGCGTGATTTGTCTGCTCGTCGCCAGCCGTTCACCGGAGGTCCGTAGCGGGGACGCCAACCCGACGTGA